TATTAGTATAACTCTGCAAAAAGCAAAACTAAAAAGAGTAAATTACTAAATACGTTTCACTACAGGAATATTATTATCTGAAATTGAGAAGATATTAAACTAATTCACATATTGAAGTAATTAACTTTGGAATTGTTCTAGTAACAGTCGTCCATATTATTTCATAATCTACGACATCATACCCATGAATTAATCTATCCCTTATTCCAGCCATAGCTTTCCATGGAATAGAGCTATTAGATTCTCTAAAATCATCTGGGATTCGCTTTGATGCTTCACCAATTATTTCTAAGCATCTAATAACTGCAAATTGAGTTTTATCATCAGATTTAAAATCTTCTATAGATAATCCTTTAGTGAATTCCTGAGTATACTGCATAGAATTAATTATATCTTTAAGATATACGTTAAAATCCTTTTTCACAGGTACTGAACCTCAGATAGAATAGAATCCTCTATTATAGGTTTTAATGTTGATTTTAGAACAAGATCTACTTTAGTATCAAGATCTTCAGAAAGTTCCTGCTCAAGAGTTATAAGATCAAATAAATCTAATTGTGTTGGTCTTGATAAATCTATTAGAATATCAACATCACTATTTATTTTTTGTTCTCCTCTTACATAAGATCCAAAGATACCAATTTCACTAATTCCTGAATTTAATAATCTTTTTTTCTTTTTTAGTAGTGTATCTTTTATAATATGTAGCTCAGTCATGTAACCCTCTTACTAATATTATACTACTGCTAAAGTTATTTAAATAGAAGTTAAATTAATTTTATATATCCTAGAATCTTAAAATTGATATTCATAATTTTATTATAATCTAACATTTATTCATCTAATGTAGCCAATATTGTAACCTTTGAGAAGCTTTCACATTACTGCTTGAAACATCTGACTAAGGATCGAGAAGTAAGAGTTGTTGGAAGGTTAAAACAGGAAAAATTAAATGTTAATGCCATTGAACCTGATTCAAGAATAGTTATTGTTGCAGAGCATGTAGAATTTAAACCAGTTCTAAACATGCAAAGTGATACTGATAGAAAAGTGGTATAAACTTATAGGGTTCATCTTTATGGTGAACCCTATTTTTTATGTAAGTCTATCAAGCCAATAGAATGGTTTTCTATGTGTATTAGCAATTGCTGCAATGATTATTTTATTATCATCAAGAAAATATACAACTTTGTATGGAAATGTTTTTAATAAAATTCTATGAGTTGATTCAGTTTCCTTTTTCCAGGCTTCTGGGTATTAGATAACCCTCTCTAGAGATAAATCAACCTCTTCCTTAAATCTGTTTCCCAACCCCGTTTCCATTAGATCATAGTATTCTATAGCATCTTTATATTCATCATAAGCGATCTCTAAAAATTCTATCGTCATTAACTTAATTTAAATCCTGTATACGGAACTGTTTTCAGTTTTCCACTTTTATATGCCGCTACTCTTTTTTCAATTTCTGTTTCCCAAATAGAGTCTAAACTTAAATCTGGTTTATCAAGACTAGTTAGTAATCCATCTATCAAAAGAGCTTTCTCTTTTGGAGGCATATTTAACGCTTCTTTAAATAATTCTTGTGTATTCATATGCTTATTGTATATTTCTATAGAATAACTGTAAAGGTTCCGGGATTAAGAGTTTATACTAAAGTCTGGAACTCAAATCATCAATATCATCTTCAATTCTTTTAAGTAGTTATTTTGAAAATATCTTGATTACATCGTTACTATGCTTACTTGACAATTCACAAGTAGTACGTAATAAATGTACAAATAATGATTATGTAATTTTGATATTCACCAAATAATCTAAAAATAATTATTAAAATATTGGAGATCTTATGAAAAAAATTAAAAGTTATAACTTTTATGGTTATTATCCTGTCTATTACTTCATGTTCTTTACTGGATAAAATATCTTTAAATTTCCTTCCTAGTGGAGTTGGTTTGATGTCTAAGTGGGGACAAGATCATTAATACCTCACTATAAATAATAAAGATACGGTGGAATCAAATCCTTTTATTTTATCAGCTTACTATCCTGAAGAAAGACCCGTTCTGGTCCGCATTATAGAGAGGCGTAACAGGTACTGTTAAATTTTTTTTTAATATGGGATATAAAAAATAACAACTACTTTGAACTGTTATTTTATATTATATGAATTCTTATATATTCTACATTAACTTCATAATTCCTTCATAATTAGGATCTATATTTAAATCATATTATTTTATTGAGGAGAATTTCATGAAGCAAGGAATTATTGTATTAGTATTATTAGTAGGAACTATTTTTGTTGTATCAGCAAATGGGTATGGAAGAGATGAAACTGAACGACAAGGGCGAAATGTTGTAGCTCCAGAGGATTGTACACTTGATGAACCTGGTACAGGGT
Above is a genomic segment from Thiospirochaeta perfilievii containing:
- a CDS encoding HepT-like ribonuclease domain-containing protein, whose amino-acid sequence is MQYTQEFTKGLSIEDFKSDDKTQFAVIRCLEIIGEASKRIPDDFRESNSSIPWKAMAGIRDRLIHGYDVVDYEIIWTTVTRTIPKLITSICELV
- a CDS encoding nucleotidyltransferase family protein; its protein translation is MTELHIIKDTLLKKKKRLLNSGISEIGIFGSYVRGEQKINSDVDILIDLSRPTQLDLFDLITLEQELSEDLDTKVDLVLKSTLKPIIEDSILSEVQYL
- a CDS encoding addiction module protein; its protein translation is MNTQELFKEALNMPPKEKALLIDGLLTSLDKPDLSLDSIWETEIEKRVAAYKSGKLKTVPYTGFKLS